GGGGATCGCCGCCGGGGTCGGCGATCCCCGCACCGGGCTCGCCGATCTGGGCACGGTCTGGCAGGAGGCGCAGGCCGCCGCGCGGGCCGCACTGGCCGAGCCGCGGTTCGGACCGGTCGCCCAGTGGGCGCGGATCGGACCGTACCGGTTCCTGACGGCGCTGCCGCCCCAGGCCGCGCACGACCCCGTCGTCGGCCCGCTCCTCACCCCCGCCCACCGCGAACTGGCCCACACCGCCGAGGTCTACCTGGACTGCGCGGGCCAGGCCGGCCGCGCGGCCGCCGCGCTGGGCATCCACCGGCAGACCCTGTATTACCGCCTGTCCCGGGTGGAGCAGCTGACAGGGCTGGACCTGGACGACGGGGAGGACCGGCTGCTGCTGCACATGGCGCTGAAGCGGGCGCGGCTGGGCACCGCGGCCCCAGGCTGAGAAGCGCGGCACCTCACCGGGCGCCCGCGCTCGTCGATGCGATGATCCGCCGCAGTCCCTCCGTCAACTGCCCGGCGGTGGTGGCCGAGTCGGGGTCGAAGAGCCACTGGACCATGAGGCCGTTGAGGAGGGTCAGATAGAGGCGGCCCTCGGTGTCCACGGCCTCCTGGTCGAGCTCGGCCTCCGGAACACCGCTGAACATGGCCACGAGCCCGGAGCGGCCCTCCTTCTGCGCCTCGGCCAGGAGCTTGCGCACCTCCACGAGCCGGTCGTCCTGGAACATCAGCTCGAAGCTCAGCATCCAGATCGCCCGTGACTCGGGGACGGTCCGGATGATGCTCGTCCACACCTCCTGGAAGCGCTCCAGCGACCCCGGGGGCTGCGTCACCTGCCCGCCGAGCCCCGGGTCGAACCTCTCCCCCACGCCCTCGATCAGCGAGACGTAGGCCTGCACCAGCAACTCGGCCTTCGAACCGTAGTGGTAGCCGATCGACGCCAGGTTGGTCCCCGACTCCTTGACGATGTCCCGCGCGGTCGTACGCAGGAACCCCTTCTCCAGCAGGCAGCGCTTGGCGCCTTCGAGCAGATCCTCACGGTGTCCCATGCGCACCACCCTACCGCCGATCCATACGAGCGTCCTAGACAGACGACTTATACATTCGTTCTAGACAATCGTTTAAGACGCCCGTACAGTCGCTGTCATGACGAACTCGACGAGCACAACCGCCTCCGTCGGCGCCGACGGCGCCGCCCCCGCCCGCGCCGGTCGACGCGAATGGACCGCTCTCGGTGTGCTGATGCTGCCGCTGCTGCTGGTCTCGATGGACGTGTCGGTGCTGTACTTCGCGACCCCCGCGATCAGCGCGGACCTGCACCCGAGCGGCACCCAGCAGCTGTGGATCTTCGACGTCTACGGCTTCGTCCTGGCCGGCCTGCTGATGACGATGGGCTCCCTCGGCGACCGCATCGGCCGCCGCAAGCTCCTCCTGACGGGCGCCGTCGCCTTCGGCGGAGCCTCGCTCCTCGCGGCCTACGCGAACAGCGCCGAGACCCTCATCGCGGCCCGCGCGATCCTCGGCATCGGCGGCGCGACCCTGATGCCGTCCACGATGGCGCTGCTGCGCACGATGTTCACCGACCCCGGCCAGCGGGCGAAGGCGATCGGCCTGTGGTCCGGTGTGATGACCGGCGGTATCGCGCTCGGCTCGGTGATGAGCGGCATCCTGGTCGAGCACTTCTGGTGGGGCTCGGTCTTCCTGGTCAACCTGCCCGCGATGGCCCTGCTGCTGCTCCTCGGCCCGGTGCTGCTGCCGGAGTCCAGGGACCCGAACCCCGGGCGTTTCGACTGGCTGAGCGTTCCGCTGTCGATGGCCGCCGTGCTCCCCGTGATATACGGCCTGAAGGAGATCCCCTCCGAGGGCTGGCACCCGCTCTACGTCGTCTCGATCGCCGTCGGCCTGCTCTTCGCGGCCCTGTTCGTCCACCGGCAGCGCACCAGCGCCTCCCCGCTGGTCCCACCGGCCCTGCTGAAGGGCCACGGCTTCACCCCGGCGCTGGTCCTGAACCTCGTCGCGGCCCTCGCCATGATGGGCTCGGCCATCTTCACCACGCAGTACCTGCAGTCGGTCCTCGGCAAGAGCCCGCTGGC
Above is a genomic segment from Streptomyces fodineus containing:
- a CDS encoding TetR/AcrR family transcriptional regulator, with translation MGHREDLLEGAKRCLLEKGFLRTTARDIVKESGTNLASIGYHYGSKAELLVQAYVSLIEGVGERFDPGLGGQVTQPPGSLERFQEVWTSIIRTVPESRAIWMLSFELMFQDDRLVEVRKLLAEAQKEGRSGLVAMFSGVPEAELDQEAVDTEGRLYLTLLNGLMVQWLFDPDSATTAGQLTEGLRRIIASTSAGAR
- a CDS encoding MFS transporter, producing the protein MTNSTSTTASVGADGAAPARAGRREWTALGVLMLPLLLVSMDVSVLYFATPAISADLHPSGTQQLWIFDVYGFVLAGLLMTMGSLGDRIGRRKLLLTGAVAFGGASLLAAYANSAETLIAARAILGIGGATLMPSTMALLRTMFTDPGQRAKAIGLWSGVMTGGIALGSVMSGILVEHFWWGSVFLVNLPAMALLLLLGPVLLPESRDPNPGRFDWLSVPLSMAAVLPVIYGLKEIPSEGWHPLYVVSIAVGLLFAALFVHRQRTSASPLVPPALLKGHGFTPALVLNLVAALAMMGSAIFTTQYLQSVLGKSPLAAALWSLLPSVFIGFAGPVTAQLVQRGVKRGYVVAGGFAAMAAGYSMLALVGTDSLWPALAGAGVLACGMVAIVSQLTDLAMSGAPMERAGTASSLLETSAEFGGALGMAVLGSIGTAIYRHDMPATAPAAARQTLGDALATAARLPGRTGESLLTTAREAFTSGMQGAAIAGAVLVALAAVGAAVSLRKIEVGDD